A single window of Xylocopilactobacillus apicola DNA harbors:
- a CDS encoding MarR family winged helix-turn-helix transcriptional regulator, producing the protein MESRSFIRFEIGFYRLKRRLLQEFLRPYDLKAFDSMLLVTVVMHPGCSQGAIIQHVMADETSIARGLRNLEEKRLITRQEDPTNHRKKLVQPTAKAQEIFDKFDSLLELWNEFIFKDFTSQELDSLEKMIAKMQTNLKDIDYQELLTKFKKE; encoded by the coding sequence ATGGAAAGTCGATCATTTATCCGTTTTGAAATTGGTTTTTACCGGCTAAAACGGCGCTTACTTCAAGAATTTCTTAGACCTTACGATTTGAAAGCTTTTGACAGCATGTTACTGGTGACAGTTGTAATGCATCCGGGATGCAGTCAAGGAGCGATTATTCAACATGTCATGGCTGATGAGACGAGTATTGCGCGCGGACTTAGAAACCTAGAGGAGAAACGGTTGATCACCCGCCAAGAAGATCCAACAAATCATCGCAAGAAGTTGGTTCAACCGACGGCTAAAGCACAAGAAATTTTTGATAAATTTGATAGTTTACTGGAGTTGTGGAATGAGTTTATTTTCAAGGATTTTACATCCCAGGAACTTGACAGTTTAGAGAAAATGATTGCGAAAATGCAAACAAATTTGAAAGATATTGATTATCAAGAATTATTAACAAAATTTAAAAAAGAGTGA
- a CDS encoding MDR family MFS transporter, which yields MDQTVDTNGKPFNKIALVVTLLCGTFCTVLNGTILATAFPTLMKTFNISASTVQWLTTGFMLVNGVMIPVSAWISTRVNSKILYISAMSTFLVGTVICYFAGSFQMLLAGRLIQGVAVGITMPLMQTIILTIFPPEKRGIAMGLGGLVIGLAPAIGPTLSGWVIDNWTWRDLFSIIIPIVTLVIITSFFTMRSVLKISHNSIDVLSIIESTLGFGSLLYGFSSVGDHGWASPLVYGTILVGLAFIALFCYRQLHLENPFLQLRVFKSPEFALSVILSSVTNMAMMGVEMILPLYLQMVKGLSAFHSGLALLLGALIMGVMSPVTGAAFDRFGAKRLATTGMFFLTAGTVPFLFITKSSSTLYIVVLYAFRMFGISMVNMPVTTSGMNSLPFNLISHGTAVNNTTRQVFTSMGTAILVSVLTNVTNNLKPAVSVLKATPMAYKDQLLSATITGYRAAFGVAVFLCLVTFCLSFKLKDKETSADLPLGGDAK from the coding sequence ATGGATCAAACCGTTGATACTAACGGGAAACCTTTCAATAAGATTGCATTAGTTGTTACTTTATTATGTGGAACTTTCTGTACCGTCTTAAATGGGACGATTCTAGCTACTGCTTTTCCAACTTTAATGAAAACCTTCAATATTTCGGCGTCAACCGTGCAGTGGCTGACGACCGGTTTTATGTTGGTTAATGGCGTCATGATCCCCGTGAGTGCTTGGATCAGCACCCGAGTTAATTCAAAAATACTTTATATCAGCGCCATGAGTACGTTTCTAGTCGGAACAGTGATTTGTTATTTTGCTGGCAGCTTCCAAATGCTTTTGGCTGGTCGGCTAATTCAAGGAGTTGCTGTTGGAATCACGATGCCTTTGATGCAAACGATTATCCTGACGATCTTCCCGCCAGAAAAACGGGGGATTGCAATGGGACTAGGCGGGCTCGTAATCGGGCTAGCACCAGCGATCGGTCCGACACTTTCGGGCTGGGTGATCGACAATTGGACTTGGCGTGATTTGTTTAGCATTATTATTCCGATTGTGACGCTCGTTATCATCACAAGCTTCTTCACGATGCGCTCAGTTCTAAAAATCTCGCACAATTCGATCGATGTGCTTTCAATCATCGAATCGACGCTAGGATTTGGCAGCCTTTTATACGGATTTTCGTCGGTCGGCGATCACGGCTGGGCTTCTCCGCTAGTTTACGGTACGATTCTAGTCGGACTTGCCTTCATTGCCCTTTTTTGTTACCGCCAGCTGCATCTGGAAAATCCTTTCTTGCAGCTGCGAGTTTTCAAATCACCAGAATTTGCGCTGTCAGTCATCTTATCATCAGTTACAAACATGGCGATGATGGGAGTGGAAATGATTTTGCCGCTGTATTTGCAAATGGTCAAAGGACTATCGGCTTTTCACTCGGGTCTCGCCCTGCTTTTAGGAGCGTTAATCATGGGGGTCATGAGCCCCGTCACGGGAGCAGCTTTTGACCGGTTTGGCGCCAAACGCCTCGCGACTACCGGGATGTTCTTTCTAACTGCTGGAACAGTTCCTTTCCTATTTATTACAAAATCTTCTTCGACTTTATACATCGTCGTGCTTTATGCCTTCCGGATGTTCGGAATTTCGATGGTGAACATGCCAGTTACGACCTCAGGGATGAACTCACTGCCATTTAATTTGATCAGCCACGGTACGGCGGTCAATAATACGACCCGCCAGGTCTTCACTTCAATGGGGACGGCAATTTTAGTCAGCGTGTTGACTAATGTGACCAATAATCTAAAGCCAGCTGTTAGTGTTCTTAAAGCCACCCCAATGGCGTATAAAGATCAATTGCTTAGTGCAACGATCACCGGTTATCGGGCTGCTTTTGGCGTCGCAGTGTTTCTCTGCCTGGTAACTTTCTGCCTGTCATTTAAGCTTAAAGACAAAGAAACTTCAGCAGATTTACCGCTTGGAGGTGACGCAAAATGA
- a CDS encoding DUF4811 domain-containing protein: MIIVLLVVMTLVAYFGGVYVENRQVGNWIRFISDVLLVGIVALIIANNSYHFGMQKQVEKTTTSVQSALPQQKIPFLLYEPLGNAGKEQVYLYHSGSSKLKHTSTDQTTNRVVRRAGKPELVSEKTVWRYQNNFSRLMFGVAGNDGTRIKTRNTFYLPKNWVVMSSKDAKKLAKPAIQAKLRQNVQGKLQEALRNQPQLTKSEQQALMLQYQSQAIERLIK, translated from the coding sequence ATGATCATTGTTTTATTGGTTGTCATGACGCTAGTTGCTTATTTTGGCGGAGTGTACGTCGAGAATCGCCAGGTTGGAAATTGGATTCGCTTCATTAGTGACGTGCTGTTGGTCGGGATTGTGGCGTTAATCATCGCTAACAATTCATATCATTTCGGCATGCAAAAACAAGTCGAGAAAACGACGACGAGTGTTCAGTCGGCACTCCCGCAGCAAAAAATTCCATTTCTATTGTATGAACCGCTGGGCAACGCAGGCAAAGAACAAGTTTATCTTTATCACAGTGGCAGCTCTAAACTTAAACATACGAGCACTGATCAGACGACGAATCGCGTGGTGCGGCGTGCAGGTAAACCTGAACTCGTCAGCGAGAAAACAGTGTGGCGTTACCAGAATAATTTCAGTCGTTTAATGTTTGGGGTCGCTGGAAATGACGGAACGCGAATTAAAACGAGAAATACTTTCTATCTTCCGAAGAATTGGGTCGTGATGTCTTCTAAAGATGCCAAAAAGTTAGCGAAACCAGCGATCCAAGCTAAATTAAGGCAAAATGTGCAGGGAAAATTGCAGGAAGCCTTAAGAAATCAGCCGCAGCTGACAAAATCTGAGCAGCAAGCTTTGATGCTGCAATACCAAAGTCAAGCGATCGAAAGATTAATTAAATAG
- a CDS encoding lectin-like domain-containing protein — translation MKLLRRLSAMLLVLSGIWVLAFAFTAKIDSNAAEFPDHVANGSDFRGGDLTNSFGNGFLQPKIEPDLDPISTLPNETQYFFSALGESVVQLNDNGNWDSIEITKPIQSQNGGAALNTALDMTKDFTFSWDLKFTPGNSYLANGLGFVLHPLYRPNETVIDSQGGPSITLPAVIGRKFPGNLAVTDPNDPMNGQTLRSLGPGGGYLGISDLMNAVAFKINTYYVESGYNRPKQEGTYYGSPSHYDVGRMGFYGVTDYQEPLIKKGQMPYGAFISTDNTGYSSKPYYPGTLSGSYDSDVVPINDANGSVNGDKFQIFDLKWHPMTIVYTASTKTLRVTIRDATGTKKVDWSRTLSPGEQAIIADRKNWAFAIAGSTGGGSEGKSIRNVYGTFTPAEPSVIVRHVDENGNDIKDAATTSLADWQLTHPGSTHFVDSSSTETIEKNGYTYRRAQVNGTFFENGTRINRRLDRSGLGAEVTKNGNVWSVSTEFRSSTFINYVYRRELPNESPDVSATLTMSVNGGAFGNTVDIWPGDTVAFKYSAKNTNMPIWSKVTAVQSLGGLFEAPSGFTVKDGLLYVPLNNGTNNNLWTGQIGENTVSMVYKGVENANLTANDTGQVTITYHPTAPNTSPISEIASKVAIYDQSLQLVDSDGNPVYGSYFYNADNNLAPLASSDPVYQLGNFIPTTNTVKQTDQGWWNIDETTKVLTIYQHKLDGAVDADSSGQWPWHNRASEITKVVMKSGVTATGSLKNLFADLSSVASIEGLTAVDTSDVTDYSSIFQNCSNLKTLDLTNFKVKNSASTDQMLSGTSSLWKLTLGTETKLSSTTGLTNPNIQAQISDGGETYYCTDNQWREVGTGSDHDAKGAVRRAAQIISDSQSITTVRTYVWDQTGLCTLTVPTSIEFGKHELKSSEINATSASQTVAVTDTRNVRKHKKWHLEAEATRFKNNSGLVIASDPLIYTDSLGDHPLSATPTVLGEQQVPGLLFQDNWSLPWNLKIKLNPRLVPTSGKYQSTVTFTLTDVAGL, via the coding sequence ATGAAATTACTTAGAAGGCTCAGTGCAATGTTGTTAGTTTTGAGTGGGATTTGGGTGTTGGCTTTTGCGTTTACTGCCAAGATTGACAGCAATGCTGCTGAATTTCCGGATCATGTAGCTAATGGTAGCGATTTCAGGGGGGGGGATTTAACTAACTCCTTTGGAAATGGCTTTCTTCAACCAAAAATAGAACCCGATCTTGACCCGATCTCAACGTTGCCGAACGAAACTCAGTATTTCTTTTCGGCGCTCGGTGAGTCGGTCGTTCAGCTAAACGATAATGGAAATTGGGATAGTATTGAGATTACTAAACCAATTCAGTCGCAAAATGGCGGGGCTGCGCTCAATACCGCGCTCGACATGACAAAGGATTTTACTTTTAGCTGGGATTTGAAGTTTACACCTGGTAATAGTTATCTGGCAAATGGTTTAGGCTTTGTCCTGCACCCGTTATATCGCCCCAATGAAACTGTGATCGACTCCCAAGGTGGTCCGAGTATTACTTTACCAGCAGTTATTGGACGGAAATTTCCGGGAAATCTTGCGGTAACCGATCCCAACGACCCGATGAACGGTCAAACTCTGCGCTCATTAGGTCCTGGTGGCGGGTATCTCGGAATTAGTGATCTGATGAACGCTGTTGCTTTCAAAATTAACACTTATTACGTTGAATCGGGCTATAATCGACCTAAACAGGAAGGGACTTATTATGGAAGTCCGAGTCATTACGATGTAGGTCGAATGGGATTCTACGGCGTGACCGATTACCAAGAACCTTTGATTAAAAAGGGCCAAATGCCTTATGGAGCTTTCATCTCTACTGACAATACTGGTTATTCGTCGAAACCGTATTACCCTGGCACGCTTAGTGGTTCTTATGATTCTGATGTGGTTCCGATTAATGATGCTAATGGAAGCGTTAATGGTGATAAGTTTCAGATTTTTGATCTGAAATGGCATCCGATGACGATTGTCTATACAGCTAGTACTAAAACTTTGAGAGTTACCATTCGTGACGCTACTGGAACTAAAAAGGTCGATTGGAGTCGAACGTTAAGTCCGGGGGAACAGGCAATTATTGCCGATCGGAAGAACTGGGCTTTTGCAATTGCCGGGTCAACTGGTGGTGGCTCTGAAGGAAAAAGTATTCGGAACGTCTACGGAACTTTTACGCCCGCCGAACCAAGTGTAATTGTGCGCCATGTCGATGAGAACGGAAATGATATTAAAGATGCTGCTACAACTTCGCTTGCTGATTGGCAGCTTACACATCCAGGATCCACGCATTTTGTTGATTCATCAAGCACCGAAACCATTGAAAAGAACGGCTACACATACCGCCGAGCGCAAGTCAACGGAACTTTCTTTGAGAATGGAACTCGAATTAATCGCCGGCTTGATCGATCGGGACTTGGTGCTGAAGTTACTAAGAATGGCAATGTTTGGAGTGTTAGTACCGAATTTAGATCATCAACCTTCATTAATTATGTTTACCGGCGTGAATTACCGAATGAAAGTCCAGACGTTAGTGCGACTTTAACAATGAGTGTTAACGGTGGCGCTTTTGGGAATACCGTTGACATTTGGCCTGGCGATACCGTTGCATTCAAATACAGTGCGAAGAATACCAATATGCCAATCTGGTCGAAGGTAACCGCCGTGCAGTCGCTAGGAGGTTTGTTTGAAGCACCAAGTGGGTTTACAGTCAAGGACGGACTATTATACGTTCCGCTAAATAATGGGACGAATAACAACTTGTGGACGGGACAGATCGGCGAGAACACTGTGTCGATGGTCTACAAAGGAGTTGAGAATGCCAACTTGACGGCCAATGATACGGGGCAGGTGACGATTACTTATCACCCGACCGCCCCGAATACTTCACCGATTTCCGAGATTGCCTCTAAGGTTGCAATTTATGACCAGTCTTTGCAGTTAGTGGATAGTGATGGCAATCCTGTGTACGGCTCGTATTTCTATAATGCTGATAATAACTTAGCGCCACTAGCAAGTAGTGATCCCGTCTATCAGCTCGGCAATTTCATTCCAACTACGAATACCGTGAAACAGACCGACCAGGGTTGGTGGAATATTGATGAGACAACGAAAGTGCTGACGATCTATCAGCACAAACTAGACGGAGCTGTAGATGCTGATTCTTCGGGGCAGTGGCCGTGGCACAATCGGGCAAGTGAAATCACTAAAGTTGTAATGAAGTCAGGTGTTACAGCAACGGGATCGTTAAAGAATCTGTTTGCCGATCTTAGTTCAGTGGCTTCTATTGAAGGGTTGACAGCTGTCGATACCAGCGATGTTACTGACTATAGTTCGATCTTTCAGAATTGCAGTAACCTAAAAACGCTTGACCTGACTAACTTCAAGGTGAAGAACAGTGCCAGCACGGACCAAATGTTGAGCGGAACTAGTAGTTTGTGGAAGCTCACACTAGGAACTGAAACAAAGCTCTCATCCACAACAGGACTAACTAATCCCAATATTCAAGCTCAAATTAGTGATGGCGGCGAGACTTATTATTGTACTGACAATCAATGGCGGGAAGTTGGCACAGGAAGTGATCACGACGCTAAAGGAGCGGTAAGACGTGCCGCGCAAATTATTAGCGATTCGCAATCGATTACAACTGTGAGAACTTACGTCTGGGATCAAACGGGATTGTGCACGCTGACGGTTCCGACTTCAATTGAGTTCGGCAAACACGAGCTTAAGTCATCAGAAATTAATGCAACAAGTGCGAGTCAGACGGTTGCAGTTACTGACACGAGAAATGTCCGTAAGCACAAGAAGTGGCACTTGGAAGCGGAGGCAACAAGATTCAAGAATAATAGCGGGCTAGTAATTGCCTCAGATCCTTTGATTTATACAGATTCTTTGGGTGATCATCCATTAAGTGCAACGCCGACTGTTTTAGGAGAACAGCAAGTTCCTGGGCTATTGTTTCAAGACAATTGGAGCTTACCATGGAATTTGAAGATCAAGCTAAATCCGCGCCTTGTTCCAACGAGTGGAAAGTATCAATCAACTGTAACATTCACGTTGACGGACGTTGCGGGGCTATAA
- a CDS encoding MerR family transcriptional regulator encodes MNYEIGEFAAKVGLTIDTLRYYESVGIIAPARLSNGHRSFNDEDIAWVEFVKRLKETGMPIKNIKAYSDLRRVGDSTIDERLELLAEQQNLLKEQQAKTQAHLDFLAHKIEYYQELKNNS; translated from the coding sequence ATGAATTATGAAATTGGAGAGTTTGCGGCGAAAGTTGGTCTGACGATCGACACCTTGCGTTATTATGAAAGTGTGGGGATTATTGCACCGGCGCGGCTTAGTAATGGGCACCGCTCATTTAATGACGAAGACATCGCCTGGGTGGAATTTGTTAAACGGTTAAAGGAAACGGGCATGCCCATCAAGAACATCAAAGCCTACTCAGATTTAAGGCGGGTTGGCGATTCGACGATCGATGAGCGGTTAGAATTATTAGCTGAGCAACAAAATTTGTTAAAAGAGCAGCAAGCCAAAACGCAAGCGCATCTTGACTTTTTGGCGCACAAAATCGAATACTATCAAGAATTGAAAAATAATTCTTGA
- a CDS encoding carboxymuconolactone decarboxylase family protein, protein MDRYLLGQEKLKQVDGVGGEAVVESLKDIAPDVSKYILEFAFGDIYNRPGLDLKQREMITISALLVEGDTAPQLKVHLNAALNVGLTKNEIIETFIQCIPYIGFPRVLNAINVAREVFDTFDF, encoded by the coding sequence ATGGATCGATATTTATTAGGGCAAGAAAAATTGAAGCAAGTCGATGGCGTAGGCGGTGAGGCAGTTGTCGAGTCTTTAAAGGACATCGCACCAGACGTTTCGAAATATATTTTAGAATTTGCGTTTGGCGATATTTATAATCGGCCTGGGCTAGATTTAAAACAGCGCGAGATGATCACAATTAGCGCACTTTTGGTTGAAGGCGACACGGCACCGCAACTAAAAGTTCACCTGAATGCAGCGTTAAACGTCGGATTAACGAAAAATGAGATCATTGAAACTTTTATTCAGTGCATTCCTTACATCGGATTTCCTCGCGTGCTCAATGCAATCAATGTGGCAAGGGAAGTTTTTGATACATTTGACTTTTAG
- a CDS encoding GRP family sugar transporter → MNLLLALLPAIFWGINPLIIKKINGQTANEMFGTGLGALIMSIVAFLVVGSFNGMSTVTFLLSFISGAAWAIGQLGQFMSFRTIGISKTMPISTGIQLTGTSIIGVIAFGEWQGVINKVIGFLAIAVLILGVFIISKTGQQNDKQNIQDYLPLFITSIGYWVYSCIPKAIDANGLQLFSAQMLGTFVVATIYAFYKSHRVLQEKQSWLNTIPGLLYGLASLSYIFAARKVGVSTAFVIGQINVVISTLGSIFILKESKQGKDLVKTTVGLGLILLASCVTAFL, encoded by the coding sequence ATGAATTTATTATTAGCATTATTACCAGCGATATTTTGGGGAATCAATCCGCTGATCATCAAGAAGATTAATGGTCAAACTGCCAACGAAATGTTTGGGACCGGGCTTGGAGCTCTGATTATGAGCATTGTGGCTTTTTTGGTCGTCGGAAGTTTCAATGGCATGTCGACGGTGACATTTCTTTTGAGTTTTATCTCCGGAGCGGCGTGGGCGATCGGTCAATTAGGTCAATTTATGAGTTTTAGAACGATTGGAATTTCCAAAACAATGCCGATTTCGACTGGCATCCAGCTAACTGGGACTTCGATTATCGGAGTGATTGCTTTTGGCGAATGGCAGGGTGTGATCAACAAGGTCATCGGCTTTCTGGCGATTGCGGTTTTGATTTTGGGCGTCTTTATTATTTCAAAAACCGGCCAGCAAAATGACAAGCAAAATATTCAAGACTATCTGCCTTTATTCATAACAAGCATTGGTTATTGGGTTTATAGCTGTATTCCAAAAGCCATTGATGCCAACGGTCTGCAGCTGTTTTCGGCGCAAATGTTGGGGACATTTGTCGTAGCTACAATCTACGCGTTTTATAAGAGTCATCGAGTTTTGCAAGAAAAGCAGAGTTGGTTAAACACCATTCCTGGCTTGTTGTACGGCTTGGCCTCACTTTCTTATATCTTTGCTGCTCGCAAGGTCGGGGTCAGCACAGCTTTTGTAATTGGACAAATTAACGTGGTCATTTCGACGCTCGGAAGCATTTTTATTTTAAAAGAAAGCAAGCAGGGCAAGGATTTAGTCAAAACGACTGTTGGACTTGGGTTAATCTTGCTGGCAAGCTGCGTTACAGCGTTTTTGTAA
- a CDS encoding alpha/beta fold hydrolase, which produces MFESAMINGIKLTFSISHLKPDQPLVLYLHGGPGFSCAPLMQKFNSRLDQDLNFINLEQRGTGLSYYPFAKDEKITISTFIDDVYQFVCYLLDRYQRKQLILVGHSWGSILGLKFIEHYPELISKYIGVGQVINTQKNLDLQREFLTGKIKDTDLKKDSIYLTRKIVKHGGSLYQQTNEAKLIRPFITSGVYSFGTLINFLKGSKQTVNALWDEVMQVNFEDVKEYSVPVYFFEGKHDHHVPSSLVDNYAKTLQSPASVVWFESSGHYPQWEEPDKFNDQLIKICT; this is translated from the coding sequence TTGTTTGAGAGTGCGATGATCAATGGGATTAAATTGACATTTTCCATCAGTCATTTGAAGCCTGATCAACCACTAGTTTTGTACTTGCACGGAGGTCCGGGCTTCAGCTGCGCGCCTTTGATGCAGAAGTTTAATTCGAGGTTAGATCAAGATCTTAATTTTATAAACTTAGAGCAGCGGGGCACGGGTCTTTCTTATTATCCGTTTGCCAAAGACGAGAAAATCACAATTTCCACGTTTATTGACGATGTATATCAATTTGTTTGTTATCTTTTGGATCGCTACCAACGCAAGCAATTAATTTTAGTGGGACACTCTTGGGGTTCCATTCTTGGTTTGAAGTTTATCGAGCATTATCCCGAGCTGATTTCTAAATATATCGGTGTTGGTCAGGTTATCAATACGCAAAAAAATCTCGATCTGCAGCGAGAATTTTTGACTGGCAAAATCAAAGATACCGATTTAAAAAAAGACAGCATTTACCTGACTAGGAAAATTGTCAAGCATGGAGGCTCTCTTTATCAGCAAACCAATGAAGCTAAGCTGATTCGTCCTTTTATCACTTCGGGGGTTTATTCGTTTGGCACCCTAATTAATTTCTTAAAAGGATCTAAGCAAACAGTTAATGCTTTGTGGGATGAGGTGATGCAGGTGAACTTTGAGGACGTCAAAGAATATTCAGTTCCAGTGTACTTCTTTGAGGGCAAACACGATCACCATGTCCCATCTTCCTTGGTGGACAATTATGCCAAGACTCTTCAAAGCCCAGCGTCAGTAGTTTGGTTTGAAAGCTCGGGACATTACCCGCAGTGGGAAGAGCCTGATAAATTTAATGATCAATTAATTAAAATTTGTACCTAA
- a CDS encoding VOC family protein — MSNFFNGLQHIGIPTENFKFSEDVYSKLGFKLIQTEDNQGSKVGFFELGNLILEVWEAETAPTAGAINHFALDTNDIEAAFSFVKGLNLELIDPEIQQLPFWEHGIRYFNFYGPNHEIIEICQKK; from the coding sequence ATGAGCAATTTTTTTAACGGACTGCAACACATTGGAATTCCAACAGAAAATTTTAAATTTAGTGAGGATGTTTATTCCAAGTTAGGGTTCAAATTAATTCAAACTGAAGATAATCAAGGAAGTAAAGTTGGATTTTTTGAACTAGGCAATTTAATTCTTGAAGTCTGGGAGGCTGAAACGGCTCCTACTGCCGGAGCGATAAATCATTTTGCGCTTGATACAAACGATATTGAGGCGGCATTTTCCTTTGTTAAAGGACTGAATTTGGAATTGATTGATCCCGAAATCCAACAACTGCCATTCTGGGAACACGGAATCCGCTATTTTAATTTTTATGGTCCCAATCATGAAATTATTGAAATTTGCCAGAAAAAATAA
- the scrK gene encoding fructokinase ScrK, translating to MQYGSVEAGGTKFVCAIGNDDYQIKDQIQFPTTTPKETIQRVIDYFSQFQIDALGIASFGPIETRRNSPQYGYITTTPKKGWQNTNFVGLIKSGLKMPISWTTDVNSAAFGEYVMTTLFNEQISSVVYYTIGTGVGAGVVVDGKFVGSLGHLEMGHVLVKRHPADLDFLGICPYHKDCLEGLVSGPTFEARLGNSGKDVPFTNPVWDILAYYVAQAAMDTTLSFRPDKIVFGGGVTSENFLNKVRQEFSALLNDYLPTPKLEHYISLPAVKDNGSATVGNFFLAARLLKE from the coding sequence ATGCAATACGGATCAGTAGAAGCAGGCGGCACAAAATTTGTTTGTGCAATTGGTAACGACGATTATCAAATTAAAGACCAAATTCAGTTTCCAACTACTACCCCCAAAGAAACAATTCAACGAGTAATTGACTACTTTTCTCAATTTCAAATCGACGCTCTAGGAATTGCTTCATTTGGTCCCATTGAAACTAGACGTAACTCCCCTCAGTACGGCTACATTACTACAACTCCCAAAAAAGGATGGCAAAACACAAATTTTGTTGGTTTAATTAAGTCAGGGCTTAAGATGCCAATCTCATGGACAACCGACGTTAACAGTGCCGCATTTGGCGAATATGTCATGACTACTTTATTTAATGAACAAATCAGTTCTGTCGTTTACTACACCATTGGAACCGGAGTTGGAGCTGGAGTAGTAGTTGATGGCAAATTTGTTGGTTCATTAGGTCACCTCGAAATGGGACATGTTCTTGTAAAAAGACATCCCGCTGACCTAGATTTTTTAGGCATTTGTCCTTATCATAAAGATTGTCTAGAGGGGTTAGTTTCTGGTCCAACATTTGAAGCTCGATTAGGAAATTCTGGCAAAGATGTGCCATTCACTAACCCTGTTTGGGATATTTTGGCGTATTATGTTGCTCAGGCAGCTATGGATACGACTTTATCTTTTAGACCTGATAAAATTGTGTTTGGTGGCGGCGTTACGAGTGAAAATTTTCTAAATAAAGTGCGACAAGAATTTAGTGCTCTTTTAAACGATTACTTGCCGACGCCGAAACTCGAACATTATATCTCTTTACCAGCAGTTAAGGATAATGGTTCTGCTACAGTGGGCAATTTCTTTCTAGCTGCACGATTATTGAAAGAATAG
- a CDS encoding Cof-type HAD-IIB family hydrolase encodes MAKFKSIVFFDMDGTLLSSKSTIVEEVQNAVIHLKSNGNLPVIATGRAAFEVRPFMKMCNINSIISMNGQYQEYEGKIIQNLKIDPSICERILSYAEQRDDIIGFYNSQTIAISADKPLARSFYENISSPFPILNPNFYQNNLVNQILVIANHADEKYQLNFPELEFFITGAHSIDTVIKGNSKGAGIKKFIDVARLNGIPTYAFGDGINDLSMFEQVDYKIAMANGREETKGLADLITDTNDNLGIVKGLKSYNLI; translated from the coding sequence GTGGCAAAATTTAAATCAATTGTTTTTTTCGATATGGATGGAACACTGCTGTCCAGTAAATCGACTATCGTCGAAGAAGTTCAAAATGCAGTAATTCACCTAAAAAGCAATGGAAATTTACCAGTAATCGCAACCGGACGCGCTGCATTTGAAGTGCGACCTTTTATGAAAATGTGTAACATCAATTCAATTATCTCAATGAATGGACAATACCAGGAATATGAAGGGAAGATCATTCAAAATTTAAAGATCGATCCTTCAATCTGTGAGCGAATTCTATCTTATGCTGAACAACGAGATGATATTATTGGGTTTTATAATTCTCAGACAATTGCAATCTCTGCTGATAAACCTTTAGCCAGAAGCTTTTATGAAAATATTTCATCTCCCTTTCCAATTCTCAACCCTAACTTTTATCAAAATAATTTGGTCAATCAAATCCTTGTAATCGCCAATCACGCCGACGAGAAATATCAATTGAACTTTCCAGAACTTGAATTTTTTATTACCGGAGCACATTCAATTGATACTGTGATCAAGGGTAATTCTAAAGGCGCTGGCATCAAAAAATTTATTGACGTTGCCCGATTAAACGGAATTCCGACATATGCTTTCGGTGACGGAATCAACGATTTAAGCATGTTTGAGCAAGTTGATTACAAAATTGCGATGGCAAATGGAAGAGAAGAGACCAAAGGTCTCGCTGACTTAATCACCGATACTAACGATAATTTAGGAATTGTGAAAGGGCTCAAATCATATAACTTAATTTAA